In Ahaetulla prasina isolate Xishuangbanna chromosome 6, ASM2864084v1, whole genome shotgun sequence, a single window of DNA contains:
- the LOC131201280 gene encoding cell division cycle-associated protein 7-like, with amino-acid sequence MHSQQTGSKPVQISSLVWSPFACRATFSGKRKSTAFRRLIPMETSSSSDDSCDRFGPDNFANTIARKLDSESESDQGRGLKFLDRRTLNIKENITIDSRF; translated from the exons ATGCACAGCcaacaaactggtagtaaaccagttcagatttcatcactggtgtGGAGCCCTTTTGCTTGCAGGGCAACCTTTTCAGGGAAGAGAAAATCCACAGCATTCCGTAGACTGATCCCTATGGAAACATCTTCATCATCTGATGATAGCTGTGACCGTTTTGGCCCCGATAATTTTGCAAACACAATAGCCAGAA AATTGGATTCAGAGTCAGAATCTGATCAAGGAAGAGGCCTCAAATTCTTGGACAGAAGAActttaaatataaaagaaaacatcACAATAGACTCAAGATTCTAA